In the Atribacteraceae bacterium genome, one interval contains:
- a CDS encoding carbohydrate ABC transporter permease has protein sequence MNEFQRRRTKDRIIVLMLLVMLLVYLFPIYWMFSTATKTLAEAFALPPRWIWVPKLEHFENIFYEGAGGELGRVMRLETERRPSPFLRQFSNSIIVSFVSTGLATFLGALSGYVFSRMSVKGKNDLLFVILSSRMLPPVAIAIPLALMYRALGLFDTRFGLVIMYTVFNLAFAVWMLRSFVDDIPREYEEAAQVDGYSRFQTFFKFILPEMRVGMVATAIFSLIMTWNEFTFSLLLTSDRARTAIPAIAHSLGTAGVNWGHIAAGSLLMVGPVVVFTFLLGDNLIRGFTFGAIKE, from the coding sequence ATGAACGAATTTCAGCGAAGAAGAACCAAGGACCGGATTATCGTTCTTATGCTCCTGGTGATGCTTTTGGTTTATCTGTTTCCCATTTATTGGATGTTTTCCACCGCCACCAAGACCTTAGCAGAAGCTTTTGCTCTTCCTCCCCGGTGGATTTGGGTACCGAAATTAGAACACTTTGAAAATATCTTTTACGAGGGAGCCGGAGGAGAACTGGGTCGGGTAATGAGGTTAGAAACCGAACGAAGGCCGTCTCCCTTTCTTCGTCAGTTTTCCAACAGTATCATTGTATCATTTGTGAGCACAGGGTTGGCCACTTTTCTGGGGGCGCTTTCCGGGTACGTATTTTCCCGAATGTCGGTAAAGGGGAAAAATGACCTTTTGTTCGTAATCCTTTCCAGCCGTATGCTTCCCCCGGTGGCGATTGCCATACCCTTGGCCCTCATGTACCGAGCCTTGGGGCTTTTTGACACCCGGTTTGGGCTGGTCATTATGTACACGGTGTTCAACCTGGCTTTTGCCGTATGGATGCTGCGTAGTTTCGTCGATGACATCCCCCGGGAGTACGAGGAGGCAGCCCAGGTGGATGGGTATTCCCGCTTCCAGACCTTTTTTAAATTTATCCTGCCGGAGATGAGAGTGGGCATGGTGGCTACCGCCATTTTCAGCCTGATTATGACCTGGAACGAATTTACTTTTTCTTTGCTTTTAACCAGCGATCGGGCCCGCACCGCCATACCTGCCATTGCCCATTCTTTAGGGACGGCGGGGGTGAACTGGGGGCATATCGCAGCCGGTTCTCTTCTAATGGTGGGGCCGGTGGTGGTGTTTACCTTTCTCCTGGGAGATAATCTCATCCGCGGCTTTACTTTTGGAGCCATAAAGGAGTAA
- a CDS encoding sugar phosphate isomerase/epimerase family protein yields the protein MTQAKISIGSWAYAIGPYSANPVPMDEVIVKLAQLGYDGIELGGFKPHAHPDLYPTKESRKEFVGLLEKYRLGVSAYVPDLWSFPFASGDPEAIRKHEAMFDQSLEFCVDCGFQKLRLDNVSGTPFPAGWDYGETWDRVTEVFRRYADKARDVGKEIVWEFEPGFIFNKPSEIKKFFHDVGKENFSILFDTSHAQMCAVVGAKQTEPKETLPGGVMEFITMLKGCIGHVHLIDSDNTLHDEETSTHAPFGTGYVDFTQVIPALMKNGYPSPWWCIDLCFWPNAWEITADSIVYLRGLFSRLDDPGGDE from the coding sequence ATGACACAGGCAAAGATATCGATTGGGAGTTGGGCGTACGCCATAGGACCTTATTCGGCTAATCCGGTTCCCATGGACGAAGTGATCGTGAAACTTGCCCAACTTGGTTATGATGGCATTGAGCTGGGAGGATTCAAGCCCCATGCCCACCCGGACCTGTATCCGACCAAAGAGTCGCGTAAGGAGTTTGTCGGTCTTCTGGAAAAATATCGTCTCGGCGTCAGTGCGTATGTTCCTGATCTTTGGTCTTTTCCTTTCGCGAGCGGTGATCCGGAGGCTATACGTAAACATGAAGCCATGTTTGACCAGTCTCTTGAATTCTGTGTTGACTGTGGCTTTCAAAAGCTCCGGTTAGACAACGTGAGTGGCACGCCCTTTCCCGCAGGCTGGGATTACGGAGAAACCTGGGACCGGGTGACCGAGGTTTTCCGAAGGTATGCGGACAAGGCCCGGGATGTAGGGAAAGAGATCGTCTGGGAGTTCGAACCGGGGTTTATCTTTAATAAACCCAGTGAAATCAAGAAGTTTTTTCATGACGTGGGAAAGGAAAATTTTTCGATTCTTTTCGACACCAGCCATGCCCAGATGTGTGCGGTGGTGGGGGCGAAACAGACTGAACCTAAGGAAACTCTCCCCGGAGGGGTCATGGAGTTCATCACCATGCTCAAAGGGTGTATCGGTCACGTACATCTCATTGATTCGGATAACACGCTGCACGATGAGGAAACCAGTACCCATGCCCCCTTTGGAACCGGATACGTCGATTTCACACAAGTCATTCCTGCCCTGATGAAGAACGGATATCCCTCGCCCTGGTGGTGCATCGATTTGTGTTTTTGGCCGAACGCCTGGGAAATCACGGCGGATTCAATCGTGTACCTGAGAGGTCTTTTTTCCCGGTTGGATGATCCTGGAGGTGACGAATGA
- a CDS encoding sugar ABC transporter permease, translating into MSSLKTSWANRVSDRSLLYIFLLPTFGFLLFLVVFPLAWSLYLSFTTYSANIDQPPIFVGLSNYTAIFRDPEIWYRFVVTGQFVVLTVIIQFFLGFLIAMLLNRKFYGRGLLTTLFILPMMFSPVVIGKFFRFMMDTNWGVINYLLVGVGFPRIAWTASFEYALYSLVIADVWVWTPFMVLLSLAGLSSVPRYLYEAADVDRASGWFKFRYITLPYLAPILTLAVLFRTMDAFRFFDLVYVMTGGGPGFSTQTIPYYIYMLAFSFWRTGKSSALAYILLIIIIALSNIYINYLNRVRRA; encoded by the coding sequence TTGTCTAGTTTGAAAACGAGTTGGGCCAATCGGGTTTCTGATCGGTCTCTACTGTATATTTTTCTGTTACCTACCTTCGGTTTTTTGCTTTTTCTGGTGGTTTTTCCCCTTGCATGGTCCTTGTATCTTAGTTTTACCACCTATTCAGCCAATATAGATCAACCACCGATCTTCGTCGGTTTAAGTAACTATACGGCCATATTCCGGGACCCAGAGATTTGGTATCGTTTTGTGGTGACCGGACAATTTGTGGTTTTGACGGTAATAATTCAGTTTTTCCTAGGATTTCTGATAGCCATGTTGTTGAACCGGAAATTTTATGGCCGGGGTCTTTTGACCACCCTGTTCATCCTGCCCATGATGTTCTCCCCAGTAGTGATCGGAAAGTTTTTCCGGTTCATGATGGATACCAACTGGGGGGTCATCAACTATCTGCTGGTGGGTGTGGGGTTTCCTCGAATCGCCTGGACCGCCAGTTTTGAATACGCTCTTTATTCTTTGGTGATAGCCGATGTCTGGGTTTGGACCCCTTTCATGGTTCTTCTGAGTCTGGCCGGTCTGTCTAGCGTCCCCAGATATCTCTACGAAGCGGCTGATGTCGACCGGGCCTCGGGATGGTTCAAGTTTCGCTATATCACTTTGCCCTACCTGGCTCCCATTCTTACTCTGGCTGTCTTGTTCCGTACCATGGACGCTTTTCGTTTCTTTGACCTGGTCTATGTTATGACTGGAGGAGGCCCTGGATTTTCAACCCAGACCATTCCTTACTACATTTACATGCTAGCCTTTTCCTTCTGGCGGACCGGGAAGTCAAGTGCACTGGCCTATATCCTCCTCATCATCATCATAGCTTTGAGTAACATCTATATCAATTATCTCAACCGGGTTAGAAGGGCGTAG
- a CDS encoding LacI family DNA-binding transcriptional regulator yields MWDVAKYAGVAQSTVSRFLNGTATVSPQIGKRIAEAIQILDYRPNQVARNLKKRATNTIALFVPDITNLFYAELSKGVSEEARRWGLEVILYDTGYHRSREKDYLELALRQQIEGIVIAYNLLDEQIWLRLGKSKIPAVLIDVYPPDDSWTALVVDNEQGIRLAIDCLRSLGHRQVAYLSEPPYVLPLILRQREYMRYMREQELLVKEKWMLTEKKQLNRVKIGFNLGRKLIENDPIPTAVMTSSDLVAVGALYAFLSAGLRVPEEISLIGFDDIILSSYLFPSLTTVRQPKYEMGLRGVRLLMNLISKPGRSAACFEIIEPTLVARNSTGPARPVEDGR; encoded by the coding sequence ATGTGGGACGTGGCCAAATACGCCGGGGTCGCTCAATCAACCGTCTCCCGTTTCCTCAATGGGACGGCGACGGTTTCCCCTCAGATCGGTAAGCGTATCGCCGAAGCGATCCAGATATTGGATTATCGACCCAACCAGGTGGCGCGGAACCTGAAGAAAAGGGCAACCAATACGATTGCCTTGTTTGTTCCCGACATTACCAACCTCTTTTATGCGGAATTATCCAAGGGCGTTTCAGAAGAAGCGCGCAGGTGGGGGCTTGAGGTCATTCTTTACGATACCGGGTATCACCGGTCACGGGAAAAGGACTATTTGGAGCTGGCGCTTCGCCAGCAGATAGAAGGGATAGTCATTGCCTATAATTTATTGGATGAGCAGATTTGGCTCCGCTTGGGGAAAAGCAAGATACCGGCGGTGTTGATTGACGTGTATCCGCCTGACGACTCCTGGACGGCCCTGGTGGTGGACAACGAACAAGGAATTCGTCTGGCGATCGATTGCCTGAGATCTTTGGGACATCGGCAGGTAGCCTATCTGAGCGAGCCGCCTTACGTGCTTCCCCTGATCCTCAGGCAACGGGAGTATATGCGGTATATGCGGGAACAAGAACTCCTGGTGAAGGAAAAGTGGATGTTGACCGAAAAAAAACAGCTCAACCGAGTGAAAATCGGTTTCAATCTGGGACGAAAGCTGATTGAGAACGACCCTATTCCCACTGCGGTCATGACCAGTTCCGACCTGGTAGCGGTTGGTGCCTTGTATGCTTTTCTTTCAGCGGGCCTCCGGGTTCCCGAGGAGATCTCGTTGATCGGTTTTGACGATATCATCCTCTCGTCCTATCTTTTTCCGTCGCTGACCACCGTTCGCCAACCGAAGTACGAAATGGGTCTAAGGGGAGTCAGGCTTTTAATGAACTTGATCAGTAAGCCCGGTCGGTCCGCGGCGTGTTTCGAGATCATTGAACCAACCTTGGTCGCGCGGAACTCGACCGGTCCAGCACGGCCGGTCGAAGATGGCCGGTAA
- a CDS encoding alcohol dehydrogenase catalytic domain-containing protein: MNGLTMKTWVFYEPESMKLEERPIPVPREDEVLIRVKACGICGSDLAYYWGDSSLETSDGKGPLVLGHEFAGEVVEVGTIPSSKKLFRPGDRVTVNPVQYCNTCEICHRGLVNLCENKGVLGVSQDGGFAEYVISHYQHLYILPDSVSFQAGAFVEPLANAVYALQKLSVDPGNSVVVFGPGSIGLSLVSLIKHSGAGKVVLTGTRDYRLEMGKRMEADVVLNLADSASPYYTGNLRDRIAGLTGGRMADRAIVATGSKEAMQSALAVTGRRSRIVYFGLPGDRDRVEVPALESILWDKTIVFSWLAPFTWGEAIGAISGGLIDPEPLITHRVSLEGLLEGLTIAREKKGNPIKVMVC, from the coding sequence ATGAACGGCTTGACCATGAAAACCTGGGTGTTTTATGAACCGGAAAGCATGAAACTCGAGGAAAGGCCTATTCCCGTACCCCGGGAGGACGAGGTCCTGATCCGGGTCAAAGCTTGTGGGATTTGCGGATCCGACCTCGCATATTACTGGGGTGACTCATCCCTGGAGACTTCCGATGGAAAGGGACCGCTGGTGCTCGGGCATGAGTTTGCCGGAGAAGTGGTGGAAGTGGGCACTATCCCTTCGTCCAAAAAACTTTTCCGACCGGGAGACCGGGTGACGGTCAACCCGGTGCAGTATTGCAACACCTGTGAAATCTGCCATCGAGGCCTGGTCAACTTGTGTGAAAACAAAGGTGTCCTCGGTGTATCTCAAGACGGTGGCTTTGCTGAATACGTCATTTCCCACTACCAGCATCTCTATATTCTCCCCGATAGTGTTTCCTTTCAAGCCGGTGCCTTCGTAGAGCCGCTGGCTAATGCCGTCTATGCCCTGCAAAAACTTTCGGTGGACCCGGGAAATTCCGTCGTGGTCTTTGGTCCCGGTTCGATTGGGCTTTCTCTGGTCTCTTTAATCAAACATAGCGGTGCTGGGAAGGTCGTTCTGACCGGTACCCGCGATTACCGGCTTGAAATGGGAAAGAGAATGGAGGCGGATGTAGTATTAAACCTGGCGGATTCCGCTTCTCCTTATTATACGGGCAATTTAAGGGACCGAATAGCCGGTTTAACCGGAGGACGAATGGCTGACCGGGCGATCGTGGCGACCGGGTCGAAAGAGGCGATGCAGTCGGCGCTGGCCGTCACCGGTCGGCGGTCCCGTATCGTCTATTTTGGGCTCCCCGGAGACCGGGACCGGGTAGAAGTCCCCGCCCTTGAATCGATTCTCTGGGACAAGACCATCGTCTTCTCTTGGCTGGCGCCTTTTACTTGGGGCGAGGCGATCGGGGCGATTTCCGGCGGTTTGATCGATCCGGAACCGTTGATCACTCATCGGGTTTCGTTGGAGGGCTTGCTGGAAGGGCTGACCATCGCCCGAGAAAAAAAGGGAAATCCGATCAAGGTCATGGTTTGCTGA
- a CDS encoding ABC transporter ATP-binding protein — translation MANLSITSLTKRFGKTTAVSDLTLEVADGMITVLLGPTGAGKTTTLRCVAGLEKIDRGEIRIGETIVNPLPPQQRNVAFVFQNFSLYPRYSVHENIASPLRIRNLSPAEVDRRVKDAARMLHIDHLLTRKPIFISGGEMQRVTIARALVRDPAVFLLDEPLTNLDAKIREEMRTELKRLQSETGATFFYATPDQAEALSIADRIAVLHHGKTVQTGSPSEIYQRPRNLFVADLVGSPGMNFIPTEWVEEKIFDLGPGLFQLKIGKPSALRAPSRIRERIILGVRPEDCYLARETGNGLFPARVELVEPLGIWQIVRLKLGNHVIRVRCEEKIHYNPDDTVFCGFKEGKIHLFDAEIEERID, via the coding sequence ATGGCGAACCTTTCGATTACGAGCCTGACCAAGCGTTTTGGCAAAACGACCGCGGTTTCCGATCTTACCCTGGAGGTGGCGGATGGCATGATCACGGTCCTTCTGGGACCGACCGGGGCGGGAAAGACCACGACCCTTCGCTGCGTTGCCGGACTGGAAAAAATTGATCGGGGGGAAATCCGGATCGGTGAAACAATAGTTAACCCTCTGCCTCCCCAGCAACGGAACGTCGCATTTGTATTCCAGAATTTCTCTCTCTATCCCCGGTATAGCGTGCATGAAAACATCGCTTCACCGCTTCGCATCCGAAACCTGTCTCCTGCCGAAGTGGATCGGCGGGTGAAGGACGCGGCCCGAATGCTCCATATCGATCACCTCCTTACCCGTAAGCCGATTTTCATCAGCGGAGGCGAAATGCAACGAGTAACTATCGCCCGGGCTCTCGTCCGGGACCCCGCGGTGTTTTTACTCGACGAACCGCTCACCAACCTGGACGCCAAGATCCGCGAAGAAATGCGGACCGAGTTGAAGCGGTTGCAATCAGAAACCGGGGCTACCTTTTTTTACGCAACGCCGGACCAGGCCGAGGCTTTGTCTATAGCTGACCGAATCGCCGTTTTACACCATGGGAAAACTGTGCAGACCGGATCGCCGAGCGAGATTTACCAGCGACCCCGCAACCTTTTTGTCGCCGACCTTGTCGGCAGTCCGGGGATGAACTTTATTCCAACCGAATGGGTGGAGGAAAAGATATTTGATCTGGGCCCGGGCCTGTTCCAGCTCAAAATTGGAAAGCCATCCGCCTTACGAGCGCCATCCCGGATCCGGGAACGGATAATACTGGGTGTTCGTCCCGAAGATTGTTACCTGGCAAGGGAAACGGGTAATGGCCTGTTCCCGGCCCGGGTCGAACTGGTCGAACCCCTGGGGATATGGCAGATTGTCCGGTTGAAACTGGGAAACCATGTGATCCGGGTCCGTTGTGAAGAAAAGATTCACTATAATCCGGATGATACGGTTTTTTGCGGTTTTAAAGAGGGGAAAATTCATCTGTTTGACGCCGAAATCGAGGAACGTATCGATTGA
- a CDS encoding ABC transporter ATP-binding protein, translated as MALIRIENLVKRFGKVEAVKGITLEVKEGEFTVLLGPSGCGKTTTLRCVAGLEAPDQGRIFFDRDEVTHLSPAARNIAFVFQLYALYPHLSVYDNIAFPLRADRAPREEIRSRVKEVLQLLQIEEVASMKPRRLTGGQKQRVALGRAIIRRPRVFLLDEPLSNVDAKLREKTRGELKKLQKSIGSTTLYVTHDQVEAMTMADKIVVMNFGDIQQIGDPHAVYHFPANLFVAHFIGSPGMNFFPGEMVRVGNMGIAIDGDFTVPLPAEQTQAIEKRKYVKDVVLGVRPENIIITDESRGVVSGETYVFEPQGAQNILTAKVGTHIIKVVLPSDQVFRVGDRVSFQFKEVRVFDRATESLIA; from the coding sequence GTGGCATTAATCCGAATAGAAAATTTAGTAAAGCGCTTTGGGAAAGTGGAGGCGGTCAAGGGAATTACCCTTGAAGTGAAAGAAGGAGAATTTACAGTCCTTTTGGGACCTTCCGGCTGTGGTAAAACTACCACTCTGCGGTGTGTCGCAGGGTTGGAAGCACCTGATCAGGGGAGAATTTTTTTTGATCGGGATGAGGTTACCCACTTAAGCCCCGCCGCCCGCAACATTGCTTTTGTGTTTCAACTCTATGCTCTTTATCCCCATCTTTCGGTGTACGATAACATTGCTTTTCCCCTTCGGGCAGACAGAGCCCCCCGGGAGGAAATCAGGAGTAGGGTGAAAGAGGTTCTCCAACTGTTACAGATCGAGGAGGTGGCCTCGATGAAACCCCGCCGGCTGACTGGTGGACAGAAACAGCGGGTGGCACTGGGACGGGCTATTATTCGCCGTCCCCGGGTTTTTTTGCTGGATGAACCACTCTCCAATGTCGATGCGAAATTGCGGGAAAAGACTCGGGGTGAATTGAAAAAGTTGCAGAAATCCATCGGGTCGACTACGCTTTATGTTACCCATGACCAGGTAGAGGCCATGACCATGGCCGACAAGATTGTGGTCATGAATTTCGGTGATATCCAACAGATTGGAGACCCCCATGCGGTGTACCATTTTCCGGCGAATCTTTTTGTGGCTCATTTTATCGGGAGCCCGGGTATGAATTTTTTTCCTGGAGAAATGGTTCGGGTAGGGAATATGGGTATTGCGATCGATGGGGATTTTACCGTTCCCCTCCCGGCGGAGCAAACGCAAGCCATAGAAAAGCGGAAGTACGTGAAGGATGTCGTCCTGGGAGTCCGTCCGGAAAACATCATCATTACGGATGAGAGCAGAGGTGTGGTCAGCGGGGAAACCTATGTTTTCGAACCGCAGGGCGCCCAGAACATCCTGACGGCGAAAGTCGGGACCCATATCATTAAAGTGGTGTTACCCAGTGATCAGGTCTTTCGGGTCGGTGACCGTGTATCCTTTCAATTCAAGGAAGTCCGGGTTTTTGACCGGGCCACCGAATCGTTGATAGCATAG
- a CDS encoding sugar ABC transporter substrate-binding protein: MKRLIICVMLIILAFAMFNATAIAQEEVTLTIQWAAGAPMDTLMILAEDFTAQTGIKVVGDAVPWALYHDKMFTDLASGRPGFDIVLPDSQWLGAAVEGGHLVDLTDWVNENVDKNLIFEEMLRAYSEYPDGSGRYYGIPGSANALGISYRKDLFEDPAEQAAFKEKYGYPLDVPQTWSQLRDIAEFFYRPEQNLYGIALWQRPTATAGVVDQFLSLFWAFGAELWNPETRRVKGYLNSEEGKAAARLWVELFQFHPPGAAGYSVDDTNVAMRKGMVAMMGTYFSFYPGIHNPDLSLYWDRIGWFPTPGEKRRVSQLGGQGMSISAYTPHKEEALKFLEWWLREETQWKWVRAGFFSPRVDIIEDDRFLEYAPPNEAVRASFPVLKDFWEIPLYHEMGTVMAEILNKAVLGQLTPEEAMDLVAERHEEILQREGYYN, from the coding sequence ATGAAACGTCTCATAATTTGTGTCATGCTAATTATTCTGGCTTTTGCTATGTTCAATGCTACTGCCATAGCCCAGGAAGAGGTAACATTGACCATTCAGTGGGCCGCCGGGGCTCCCATGGATACTCTGATGATCCTGGCAGAGGATTTTACCGCTCAGACCGGAATCAAAGTGGTAGGTGATGCGGTTCCTTGGGCTTTGTACCATGACAAGATGTTTACCGACCTCGCCTCCGGTCGTCCGGGCTTTGATATAGTCTTACCCGATTCCCAGTGGTTGGGGGCGGCAGTAGAAGGTGGACACTTGGTTGACCTCACCGACTGGGTCAATGAAAACGTAGACAAAAATTTAATATTTGAAGAAATGCTTAGAGCTTATTCTGAATACCCTGATGGAAGTGGTAGATATTATGGAATACCGGGTTCTGCCAATGCTTTGGGAATAAGTTATCGGAAAGATCTTTTCGAGGACCCCGCCGAGCAAGCAGCTTTTAAGGAAAAATACGGCTATCCGCTGGATGTTCCCCAAACCTGGAGTCAACTGCGGGATATTGCCGAATTTTTCTACCGTCCTGAGCAGAATCTCTATGGAATCGCTTTATGGCAACGCCCGACAGCTACTGCCGGAGTTGTCGACCAATTCCTGTCCCTCTTTTGGGCCTTTGGGGCGGAGCTTTGGAATCCGGAGACTCGTCGGGTAAAAGGCTATCTCAATAGCGAAGAAGGGAAAGCGGCTGCTCGGTTGTGGGTTGAGTTGTTTCAGTTCCATCCGCCCGGAGCAGCCGGCTACAGTGTGGATGACACCAATGTAGCCATGCGGAAGGGCATGGTGGCCATGATGGGGACCTACTTTAGCTTTTACCCAGGGATTCATAATCCCGATTTGTCACTTTACTGGGATCGGATTGGCTGGTTTCCCACTCCGGGCGAAAAAAGGAGGGTGAGCCAGTTGGGTGGGCAAGGTATGTCTATATCCGCCTATACTCCCCATAAAGAAGAAGCCCTGAAATTCCTGGAATGGTGGTTGCGCGAGGAAACCCAGTGGAAATGGGTGCGGGCGGGATTTTTTTCTCCTCGTGTCGACATCATCGAGGATGATCGTTTTCTGGAATATGCTCCCCCCAATGAAGCTGTTCGGGCTTCCTTCCCCGTGCTCAAAGACTTTTGGGAAATCCCCCTCTATCACGAGATGGGGACGGTAATGGCCGAAATACTTAACAAGGCTGTCTTGGGTCAACTTACACCGGAAGAAGCCATGGACCTGGTTGCCGAGAGACACGAGGAGATCTTGCAAAGAGAGGGATATTACAACTAA